Proteins encoded in a region of the Megalops cyprinoides isolate fMegCyp1 chromosome 3, fMegCyp1.pri, whole genome shotgun sequence genome:
- the hunk gene encoding hormonally up-regulated neu tumor-associated kinase homolog A, translated as MPAADREMVIDGPRLFGFKPPVSIGTENIAPAPLNGSTSGDILRNFYHTKRVGNYLIGRKLGEGSFAKVREGLHAMTGEKVAVKVIDKRKAKKDSYVTKNLRREGQIQQMIRHPNITQLLDILETENSYYLVMELCPGGNLMNRIYEKKRLEEKEAQKYVRQLVMAVEHLHRAGVVHRDLKIENLLLDENDNIKLIDFGLSNCAGILGYSDPFSTQCGSPAYAAPELLSRKKYGPKVDVWSIGVNMYAMLTGTLPFTVEPFSLRALHQKMVEKEMNPLPPQLSTDAVSLVKNLLEPDPSKRLNIHQIMSDPWLHLRSPQSGTPYLNRIHIEEINHTVLMHMTEKMGYKHSEVLSAVLTNRASHTLAVYFLLNNKMRRLSKEYREKEVMEKEKKNELFQTHWRKRIEKITIPPKQTPIYLALSKGPTKEKKQKTGLLRSVTGGKDSGLGPGGSVASSSLEYLEIHPLFPRTPQPIRRLETQQPASDSPGQGGLDIPTPAPAPALAPATVGVGAHSWDSSTGEPSDTQPVSPWYKLHNGALSPPRHVSAFQPDSSYLKKATIPNPPALPAPQPKKSPSKTDLPCTSDSSTSPPSGGGVGEPESPQHRGKFPSMGMGQIMKKRGPAFNLKAGPALEMETSVDLPPYHMQTLLCASGALKTLC; from the exons ATGCCCGCAGCTGACAGAGAAATGGTCATCGACGGTCCTCGACTTTTTGGGTTTAAACCCCCAGTTTCCATCGGCACAGAAAACATCGCCCCGGCGCCTCTGAATGGCTCCACGTCGGGGGACATTCTCCGCAATTTTTACCACACCAAAAGGGTCGGAAATTACCTTATTGGAAGGAAACTCGGAGAGGGCTCTTTTGCCAAAGTTCGCGAGGGACTTCATGCTATGACAGGGGAAAAG GTGGCCGTGAAGGTGATTGACAAGAGGAAGGCCAAGAAGGACTCGTATGTGACGAAGAACCTGCGTCGCGAGGGCCAGATCCAGCAGATGATCCGCCACCCCAACATCACCCAGCTGCTGGACATCCTGGAGACGGAGAACAGCTACTACCTGGTGATGGAGCTGTGCCCTGGAGGGAACCTCATGAACCGAATCTACGAGAAGAAGCGCCTGGAAGAGAAGGAGGCGCAGAAGTATGTGAGACAGCTGGTCATGGCTGTGGAGCACCTGCACCGAGCTGGGGTGGTACAcag AGATCTGAAGATTGAAAACCTTCTCCTGgatgaaaatgacaacataaaGTTGATAG ATTTCGGCCTGAGCAACTGCGCCGGGATCCTGGGCTACTCTGACCCGTTCAGCACACAGTGCGGCAGTCCGGCCTACGCTGCCCCAGAGCTCCTGTCCAGGAAGAAGTATGGACCCAAAGTGGACGTATGGTCCAT AGGGGTCAACATGTACGCCATGCTGACCGGCACCCTGCCCTTCACTGTGGAGCCCTTCAGTCTCAGAGCACTGCACCAGAAGATGGTGGAAAAGGAGATGAACCCCCTACCCCCTCAGCTTTCTACAG ATGCTGTGAGCCTGGTGAAGAATCTTCTGGAACCTGACCCCTCTAAGAGGCTCAACATCCACCAAATCATGTCTGACCCATGGCTGCATCTCAGGAGCCCACAGTCTGGAACTCCGTACCTGAATAG GATCCACATTGAGGAAATCAACCACACGGTTCTCATGCACATGACAGAGAAGATGGGCTACAAGCACAGCGAGGTCCTGAGTGCTGTACTTACCAACAGGGCCAGCCACACCCTAGCTGTGTACTTCCTGCTCAACAACAAGATGAGGAGGCTGTCCAAGGAGTACCGG GAAAAGGAAGTcatggagaaggagaagaagaatgaGCTGTTCCAGACACACTGGAGAAAACGCATTGAGAAGATCACCATTCCTCCGAAACAGACACCCATCTACCTGGCACTGAGCAAAGGCCCgaccaaagaaaagaaacagaaaacag GTCTGCTTCGCTCTGTTACTGGTGGGAAGGACTCTGGTTTGGGTCCTGGAGGGAGTGTGGCCTCTTCCTCTTTGGAGTACCTGGAGATCCACCCCCTGTTTCCCCGTACGCCGCAGCCAATCAGGCGCCTGGAGACTCAGCAGCCAGCGAGCGACAGTCCCGGCCAGGGAGGGCTCGACATCCCCACCCCTGCACCTGCCCCTGCCCTTGCCCCAGCCACCGTTGGTGTGGGGGCACATTCCTGGGACTCTTCCACCGGAGAGCCAAGTGACACGCAGCCAGTGTCACCCTGGTACAAGCTCCACAATGGTGCCCTCTCGCCCCCGCGCCATGTCTCCGCCTTCCAGCCGGACAGCTCCTACCTGAAAAAGGCCACCATCCCCAACCCACCCGCGCTCCCAGCCCCCCAGCCCAAAAAGAGCCCCAGCAAGACGGACTTGCCTTGCACGTCAGACTCCAGCACCAGTCCGCCCAGTGGCGGAGGTGTCGGTGAACCCGAGAGCCCCCAGCACCGGGGCAAGTTCCCCTCCATGGGCATGGGGCAGATCATGAAGAAACGTGGCCCTGCGTTTAACCTCAAAGCGGGGCCAGCCCTGGAAATGGAGACCTCGGTGGACCTGCCCCCTTACCACATGCAGACCCTGCTCTGTGCGTCAGGAGCCCTCAAGACCCTCTgctga
- the scaf4a gene encoding SR-related and CTD-associated factor 4 isoform X2 produces MDAVNAFNQELFSLMDMKPPISRAKMISITKSAIKAIKLYKHVVQIVEKFIKKCKPEYKVPGLYVVDSIVRQSRHQFGADKDVFGPRFTKNITGTFENLCLCPTEDRSKIVRVLNLWQKNGVFKIEIIQPLLDMAAGTSSSSGMADVDNDGPDAGSPSTPVKVAAEPQPSVTANSIVAAVPQLQNSDAFAAVAQLFQSSQGQQLQQMLQTFQQPGKPQSPALENNMMTQLQHHAAGTQHNPLAPQPVEQKAAFDKKLLDRFDYDDEPEGGEDTKKEETTPVAPAFGFPENVQQQAYPQLSAQIPHMEHFPTQMMAMTQDPGHQVALPPNGQLQGYGMMHAQPFPGMMQPMGQPLMSQQTAAVPTAFPGGYPPQNEAYPQHMAQQSQEVSMEIDPPLNREGKHRPDGRKSRSRSASRSPKRRRSRSNSRTRRSRHRRSRSRSRDRRRHSPRSRSQERRDRERERERRQKGLPNIKNDTLSVCSTTLWVGQLDKRTQQQDVACLLEEFGQIESINMIPPRGCAYIVMVHRQDAFRALQKLSRGSYKVNQKAIKIAWALNKGIKPEYKQYWDVELGVTYIPWSKVKTEDLESFRQGGMLDSETLCPEWKGTVIDAEKPEEVAQNGRSESVQAEENPAASSVQVSSVQAMGAVGALQPPAFPAHMGLPPPNFPPGVPPPPPPPFLRPGFNPMQMPPGFLPPGAIPPMGSTGPPPTSTVNIPSSGVAGSSVEDPSKDSAGVGTRNNSEAADGSKLYGSVPGMNQGVASNLPVSMPQQMGNQVGTPGGPGMSMQPPSGGLLGARPGMIPLQRPPGVPPPHMQRFPLHPPRPNMPPMPPQMMHRGPPQMLHREPPPGGYGMPPPHPIRGPYSPHGPPFLRPGGPRGPEGPDDRDARPFRNERPGFGRDREQERFGGRRTYSGGSEGRGGERGPEGRDRFANRHEEFEQRGGWDRERRDWGRSPEHERGRDTEDRSRRASGHRDREPGTRERSTRWDRDDRRETGDEGDSIDRHHDSAGADPPADSKELAQPESQPEPTAQSAEVAVDQQAAEARVTTEPAEKPQDTES; encoded by the exons ATGGATGCTGTCAACGCCTTCAACCAGGAG TTGTTCTCCTTGATGGACATGAAGCCGCCGATTTCTCGGGCCAAGATGATTTCGATAACAAAGTCAGCCATAAAAGCCATTAAG ttatACAAGCACGTTGTCCAGATTGTTGAAAAGTTCATCAAAAAG TGCAAGCCTGAATACAAAGTCCCGGGGCTCTATGTGGTGGACTCCATTGTACGACAGTCTCGTCACCAGTTTGGGGCAGACAAGGATGTGTTTGGCCCCAGGTTCACGAAAAACATCACCGGAACGTTTGAAaacctctgcctctgtcccacTGAAGACAGG AGTAAGATTGTGCGTGTTCTGAACCTGTGGCAGAAAAACGGGGTGTTCAAGATTGAGATCATCCAGCCCCTGTTAGACATGGCTGCAGGTACCAGCAGTAGTTCAGGGATGGCTGATGTTGACAACGATGGTCCAGATGCAG gatccccctccaccccagtGAAGGTGGCCGCCGAGCCCCAGCCGTCAGTCACGGCTAACTCCATTGTGGCGGCCGTGCCGCAGCTGCAGAACTCGGACGCCTTCGCCGCCGTGGCGCAGCTCTTCCAGTCCTCCCAGGGCCAGCAG ctccagcaaaTGCTGCAGACGTTCCAGCAGCCAGGGAAGCCCCAGTCCCCCGCGCTGGAGAACAACATGATGACCCAGCTCCAGCACCATGCCGCCGGCACCCAGCACAACCCGCTTGCCCCACAGCCCGTGGAGCAGAAGGCCGCCTTCGACAAG aaACTCCTTGACCGTTTCGACTACGACGACGagccagagggaggggaggacaCCAAGAAAGAGGAGACGACGCCTGTCGCCCCTGCTTT TGGGTTTCCAGAGAATGTGCAGCAGCAGGCCTATCCCCAGCTCTCCGCTCAGATCCCTCACATGGAGCACTTTCCCACGCAGATGATGGCCATGACGCAAGACCCCGGCCATCAG GTCGCCCTTCCTCCAAACGGACAGCTCCAAGGTTACGGCATGATGCACGCCCAGCCCTTTCCGGGCATGATGCAGCCCATGGGACAGCCTCTCATGTCCCAGCAAACTGCTGCAGTGCCCACAGCCTTCCCGGGTGGGTACCCTCCCCAGAACGAGGCCTACCCCCAGCACATGGCTCAGCAGTCGCAG GAAGTGTCAATGGAAATAGACCCTCCCTTAAACAGGGAAGGAAAGCATCGACCAGATGGCAGGAAGTCGAGATCCAGGTCAGCCTCCAG ATCCCCAAAGAGGAGGAGGTCCCGGTCAAACTCGCGCACGCGTAGGTCGCGGCACCGCAGGTCACGGTCACGGTCCAGGGACCGGCGTCGCCACTCGCCCCGGTCGCGGTCTcaggagaggagggacagggagagggaacgCGAGCGTCGACAGAAGGGACTGCCAAATATTAAGAATGACACTCTGAGTG TTTGCAGCACAACGCTGTGGGTGGGCCAGCTGGATAAGAGGACGCAGCAACAGGACGTGGCCTGTCTTCTAGAAGAATTTGGCCAGATTGAGTCCATCAAT ATGATCCCGCCCAGAGGCTGTGCCTACATTGTGATGGTCCACCGACAGGATGCCTTCAGAGCCCTACAGAAACTCAGTAGAGGCTCCTACAAAGTCAACCAGAAAGCCATTAAG ATTGCATGGGCCTTGAACAAAGGCATCAAGCCGGAGTACAAACAGTACTGGGACGTCGAGCTGGGCGTCACCTACATCCCATGGAGCAAGGTCAAAACAGAGGATCTGGAGAGCTTTCGCCAGGGAGGCATGCTGGACTCGGAAACTCTGTGTCCAG AGTGGAAGGGCACCGTGATTGATGCAGAGAAGCCAGAGGAGGTGGCACAGAATGGCCGCTCAGAGTCTGTACAGGCAGAGGAAAACCCGGCCGCTTCCTCTGTACAG GTGTCGTCTGTCCAGGCAATGGGTGCAGTTGGCGCCCTTCAGCCCCCTGCTTTTCCTGCACATATGGGGCTGCCACCTCCAAACTTTCCTCCTGGAGTgcctcccccacctccacccccattCCTGCGACCAGGATTCAACCCTATGCAGATGCCTCCAG GATTTCTCCCTCCTGGAGCCATACCCCCCATGGGTTCAACTGgaccccctcccacctccaccGTCAACATCCCTTCTT CGGGAGTAGCTGGCAGCTCAGTAGAAGACCCCTCCAAGGACTCTGCAGGTGTGGGTACCAGGAACAACAGCGAGGCTGCAGACGGCTCCAAGCTGTACGGCTCTGTGCCAGGAATGAATCAGGGCGTGGCTTCCAACCTCCCTGTGTCCATGCCACAACAAATGG gTAACCAAGTGGGCACTCCAGGAGGTCCAGGGATGAGCATGCAGCCTCCTTCAGGTGGCCTTCTGGGGGCGCGGCCGGGCATGATCCCCCTGCAGCGGCCTCCCGGAGTACCACCTCCACACATGCAACGCTTTCCCCTGCACCCGCCCCGCCCAAACATGCCACCCATGCCCCCTCAGATGATGCACCGGGGGCCACCCCAAATGTTGCACAGAGAACCTCCTCCTGGGGGGTACGGCAtgcccccgccccaccccatTAGGGGACCCTACTCCCCCCACGGACCCCCGTTTCTACGGCCCGGCGGCCCGAGGGGACCGGAAGGGCCAGACGACCGGGACGCCAGACCGTTCCGAAACGAGCGACCGGGGTTCGGGCGGGACAGGGAGCAGGAGCGGTTTGGGGGGAGGCGAACGTACAGTGGCGGCAGCGAGGGCCGGGGCGGTGAGCGCGGGCCCGAGGGACGCGACCGCTTTGCGAACCGCCACGAGGAGTTCGAGCAGCGAGGAGGGTGGGACCGCGAGCGCAGAGACTGGGGACGCAGCCCGGAGCACGAGCGTGGCCGGGACACGGAGGACCGGAGCCGCCGTGCCAGCGGGCACAGGGACAGAGAGCCGGGGACGCGGGAGAGGAGCACGCGCTGGGACCGGGACGACCGAAGGGAGACAGGGGACGAGGGGGACAGCATCGACAGGCACCACGACTCCGCCGGTGCTGACCCCCCAGCAGACTCTAAGGAACTGGCCCAGCCTGAATCGCAACCTGAGCCCACAGCGCAGTCAGCTGAAGTGGCTGTGGACCAACAGGCTGCTGAGGCCAGAGTAACGACTGAACCTGCAGAAAAGCCCCAGGATACAGAGTCATAG
- the scaf4a gene encoding SR-related and CTD-associated factor 4 isoform X1, whose protein sequence is MDAVNAFNQELFSLMDMKPPISRAKMISITKSAIKAIKLYKHVVQIVEKFIKKCKPEYKVPGLYVVDSIVRQSRHQFGADKDVFGPRFTKNITGTFENLCLCPTEDRSKIVRVLNLWQKNGVFKIEIIQPLLDMAAGTSSSSGMADVDNDGPDAGSPSTPVKVAAEPQPSVTANSIVAAVPQLQNSDAFAAVAQLFQSSQGQQLQQMLQTFQQPGKPQSPALENNMMTQLQHHAAGTQHNPLAPQPVEQKAAFDKVTKLLDRFDYDDEPEGGEDTKKEETTPVAPAFGFPENVQQQAYPQLSAQIPHMEHFPTQMMAMTQDPGHQVALPPNGQLQGYGMMHAQPFPGMMQPMGQPLMSQQTAAVPTAFPGGYPPQNEAYPQHMAQQSQEVSMEIDPPLNREGKHRPDGRKSRSRSASRSPKRRRSRSNSRTRRSRHRRSRSRSRDRRRHSPRSRSQERRDRERERERRQKGLPNIKNDTLSVCSTTLWVGQLDKRTQQQDVACLLEEFGQIESINMIPPRGCAYIVMVHRQDAFRALQKLSRGSYKVNQKAIKIAWALNKGIKPEYKQYWDVELGVTYIPWSKVKTEDLESFRQGGMLDSETLCPEWKGTVIDAEKPEEVAQNGRSESVQAEENPAASSVQVSSVQAMGAVGALQPPAFPAHMGLPPPNFPPGVPPPPPPPFLRPGFNPMQMPPGFLPPGAIPPMGSTGPPPTSTVNIPSSGVAGSSVEDPSKDSAGVGTRNNSEAADGSKLYGSVPGMNQGVASNLPVSMPQQMGNQVGTPGGPGMSMQPPSGGLLGARPGMIPLQRPPGVPPPHMQRFPLHPPRPNMPPMPPQMMHRGPPQMLHREPPPGGYGMPPPHPIRGPYSPHGPPFLRPGGPRGPEGPDDRDARPFRNERPGFGRDREQERFGGRRTYSGGSEGRGGERGPEGRDRFANRHEEFEQRGGWDRERRDWGRSPEHERGRDTEDRSRRASGHRDREPGTRERSTRWDRDDRRETGDEGDSIDRHHDSAGADPPADSKELAQPESQPEPTAQSAEVAVDQQAAEARVTTEPAEKPQDTES, encoded by the exons ATGGATGCTGTCAACGCCTTCAACCAGGAG TTGTTCTCCTTGATGGACATGAAGCCGCCGATTTCTCGGGCCAAGATGATTTCGATAACAAAGTCAGCCATAAAAGCCATTAAG ttatACAAGCACGTTGTCCAGATTGTTGAAAAGTTCATCAAAAAG TGCAAGCCTGAATACAAAGTCCCGGGGCTCTATGTGGTGGACTCCATTGTACGACAGTCTCGTCACCAGTTTGGGGCAGACAAGGATGTGTTTGGCCCCAGGTTCACGAAAAACATCACCGGAACGTTTGAAaacctctgcctctgtcccacTGAAGACAGG AGTAAGATTGTGCGTGTTCTGAACCTGTGGCAGAAAAACGGGGTGTTCAAGATTGAGATCATCCAGCCCCTGTTAGACATGGCTGCAGGTACCAGCAGTAGTTCAGGGATGGCTGATGTTGACAACGATGGTCCAGATGCAG gatccccctccaccccagtGAAGGTGGCCGCCGAGCCCCAGCCGTCAGTCACGGCTAACTCCATTGTGGCGGCCGTGCCGCAGCTGCAGAACTCGGACGCCTTCGCCGCCGTGGCGCAGCTCTTCCAGTCCTCCCAGGGCCAGCAG ctccagcaaaTGCTGCAGACGTTCCAGCAGCCAGGGAAGCCCCAGTCCCCCGCGCTGGAGAACAACATGATGACCCAGCTCCAGCACCATGCCGCCGGCACCCAGCACAACCCGCTTGCCCCACAGCCCGTGGAGCAGAAGGCCGCCTTCGACAAGGTGACT aaACTCCTTGACCGTTTCGACTACGACGACGagccagagggaggggaggacaCCAAGAAAGAGGAGACGACGCCTGTCGCCCCTGCTTT TGGGTTTCCAGAGAATGTGCAGCAGCAGGCCTATCCCCAGCTCTCCGCTCAGATCCCTCACATGGAGCACTTTCCCACGCAGATGATGGCCATGACGCAAGACCCCGGCCATCAG GTCGCCCTTCCTCCAAACGGACAGCTCCAAGGTTACGGCATGATGCACGCCCAGCCCTTTCCGGGCATGATGCAGCCCATGGGACAGCCTCTCATGTCCCAGCAAACTGCTGCAGTGCCCACAGCCTTCCCGGGTGGGTACCCTCCCCAGAACGAGGCCTACCCCCAGCACATGGCTCAGCAGTCGCAG GAAGTGTCAATGGAAATAGACCCTCCCTTAAACAGGGAAGGAAAGCATCGACCAGATGGCAGGAAGTCGAGATCCAGGTCAGCCTCCAG ATCCCCAAAGAGGAGGAGGTCCCGGTCAAACTCGCGCACGCGTAGGTCGCGGCACCGCAGGTCACGGTCACGGTCCAGGGACCGGCGTCGCCACTCGCCCCGGTCGCGGTCTcaggagaggagggacagggagagggaacgCGAGCGTCGACAGAAGGGACTGCCAAATATTAAGAATGACACTCTGAGTG TTTGCAGCACAACGCTGTGGGTGGGCCAGCTGGATAAGAGGACGCAGCAACAGGACGTGGCCTGTCTTCTAGAAGAATTTGGCCAGATTGAGTCCATCAAT ATGATCCCGCCCAGAGGCTGTGCCTACATTGTGATGGTCCACCGACAGGATGCCTTCAGAGCCCTACAGAAACTCAGTAGAGGCTCCTACAAAGTCAACCAGAAAGCCATTAAG ATTGCATGGGCCTTGAACAAAGGCATCAAGCCGGAGTACAAACAGTACTGGGACGTCGAGCTGGGCGTCACCTACATCCCATGGAGCAAGGTCAAAACAGAGGATCTGGAGAGCTTTCGCCAGGGAGGCATGCTGGACTCGGAAACTCTGTGTCCAG AGTGGAAGGGCACCGTGATTGATGCAGAGAAGCCAGAGGAGGTGGCACAGAATGGCCGCTCAGAGTCTGTACAGGCAGAGGAAAACCCGGCCGCTTCCTCTGTACAG GTGTCGTCTGTCCAGGCAATGGGTGCAGTTGGCGCCCTTCAGCCCCCTGCTTTTCCTGCACATATGGGGCTGCCACCTCCAAACTTTCCTCCTGGAGTgcctcccccacctccacccccattCCTGCGACCAGGATTCAACCCTATGCAGATGCCTCCAG GATTTCTCCCTCCTGGAGCCATACCCCCCATGGGTTCAACTGgaccccctcccacctccaccGTCAACATCCCTTCTT CGGGAGTAGCTGGCAGCTCAGTAGAAGACCCCTCCAAGGACTCTGCAGGTGTGGGTACCAGGAACAACAGCGAGGCTGCAGACGGCTCCAAGCTGTACGGCTCTGTGCCAGGAATGAATCAGGGCGTGGCTTCCAACCTCCCTGTGTCCATGCCACAACAAATGG gTAACCAAGTGGGCACTCCAGGAGGTCCAGGGATGAGCATGCAGCCTCCTTCAGGTGGCCTTCTGGGGGCGCGGCCGGGCATGATCCCCCTGCAGCGGCCTCCCGGAGTACCACCTCCACACATGCAACGCTTTCCCCTGCACCCGCCCCGCCCAAACATGCCACCCATGCCCCCTCAGATGATGCACCGGGGGCCACCCCAAATGTTGCACAGAGAACCTCCTCCTGGGGGGTACGGCAtgcccccgccccaccccatTAGGGGACCCTACTCCCCCCACGGACCCCCGTTTCTACGGCCCGGCGGCCCGAGGGGACCGGAAGGGCCAGACGACCGGGACGCCAGACCGTTCCGAAACGAGCGACCGGGGTTCGGGCGGGACAGGGAGCAGGAGCGGTTTGGGGGGAGGCGAACGTACAGTGGCGGCAGCGAGGGCCGGGGCGGTGAGCGCGGGCCCGAGGGACGCGACCGCTTTGCGAACCGCCACGAGGAGTTCGAGCAGCGAGGAGGGTGGGACCGCGAGCGCAGAGACTGGGGACGCAGCCCGGAGCACGAGCGTGGCCGGGACACGGAGGACCGGAGCCGCCGTGCCAGCGGGCACAGGGACAGAGAGCCGGGGACGCGGGAGAGGAGCACGCGCTGGGACCGGGACGACCGAAGGGAGACAGGGGACGAGGGGGACAGCATCGACAGGCACCACGACTCCGCCGGTGCTGACCCCCCAGCAGACTCTAAGGAACTGGCCCAGCCTGAATCGCAACCTGAGCCCACAGCGCAGTCAGCTGAAGTGGCTGTGGACCAACAGGCTGCTGAGGCCAGAGTAACGACTGAACCTGCAGAAAAGCCCCAGGATACAGAGTCATAG